The DNA region CCgagttttaatataatataaaggaagaaaaatttataaaatgggACCTAGTAAAATGTTAAATCTCGtaaagatcattttttttttcttttgtttttcttctttgtttttgttttcacgAACTAGGAAGGGAAGAAGACTTATTCGCGAAGTTATAAAAGGGCAGACGTGCGCCAGAGGGAACAGCGCGCGCTCGctcactcgctcgctcgctgcCTCCTAGCTGCCACGTATATACATGCgatggctctctctctctctctctctctctttcacttgcgcgcgcgcgtgcactGACTTATAcattctatccctctctctctctttctctatctctctctctctgtctttctatcctcctctctttctctctcacgcgtacagagagagagagagagagagagagagagagagagagagagagagagaacacacgCACGCGTATATCTGGCAGATCAATAATTTCTGATACTCGCAAATGTCGCATTTAAAATACAGGCTTACGGCGCACCAGCCGTACTCATCGTTGAAAGCGTCGTTTTCCTAGAGGACGATGAAGAGTAGTAataggagaaaaggaaagaatgatgggaagaggagagaagaaaggagggCTTTGAGATTTTTTTCGGAACATGCGAAAAAGATCGACTCTatcgtagtcgtagtcatCGTCATATCGTCGTCGACGTAGTTGTCGtagtgtcgtcgtcgtcgtcgtcgtcgtcgtcgtcgtcgtcgtcgtcgtcgtcgttgtcgtcgtggAATCGAAAGGCGGCACGGCGCAGCGAATCGCCGATTGGCTGATTCGCTGATgttgagtgagagagagagagtgagagagagagagagagagagagagagagagagagagagagagagagagagagaggagtcgACCGACACGACGAGCTAGAAGATTGCATGCGTTCCTGTTCCataagaacgaagaaataGCGAAATTTCAAGCTTCCTgcatcttttctattttttcttttccttttatcattaatattattattaatattaatattaatattaatatttaatattattaatattattattatttctttatttataatctttcatcaaattttctttcgtacttttcttcttttcttttcttttttttttttttttatagcataAAAACTGAATCGatttacaaatttttgaaTGGGCCTGGAGGGAGGGCGGGAGGATGGTGGGGAAGAGGGATTTCTATTTGCACGAGGAACGAGATGGAATGttaaatattgaaagtaaCAACAATTCAGTTATCCAATGATCTCCTGAGATCACTCTTATTAGTAATTAACacgcgataataacaacaacaataacaacaacaatgataacaataataataataataatcatagaatattttatctttccgTATTATAAAGTTTTCATTCTCGAAAGTTTCGTATcctcaatttattatttaaatattgatttctATGCGTTCAAagtataaaatgatttattccTACGAGTATTACTACTCTTGTGAAATTCAAAAATGGCCGCAACGAAtatcgtacgtacgtacgataGCGCAGcgcatcctcctcctcctcctccacctcttcgTCGTTTCTCGTTCGTTTGATCGAACGGAGAGGtaagattaaaagaagaagaagaaaaataaaaatagaaaaagaaagaaagaaagaaagaaagaaagaaagaaagtacgaAAGAAATGACGATGAGGTTAGGTGTCTAAAttacatttgaaattttctatctttgattttatttatcgaaatatcATTTGTTGTATTAAATGCGATCATTTCCCTTCTCGCGATCGTGCcgttctccctccctccaccctctctcttctctctcttcctataaATAGTATCGTTAGATTTCCCTGGTTTTCAATGACCGTCGTCACACGGGTGTCGCCGCGGGTGTCGCCACCGCTGCTTTGgcgatcgtcgtcgtcgtcgtcgtcgtcgtcgtcgtcgtcgccgccacctccgtcgtcgtcgtcgtcgtcgtcgtcgtcaccactgccgtcgtcgtcgtcgtcgtcgtcgtcgtcgtcgtggtggtggtggtcgtGGTGGTCGTGGTCCGTCGTGGTGCTGCCGTGTTGCGTCAATGTGAACGATACTCTCGTAGTCTGGCGTTTGCACGAATGTGAACGCGATCCTGTGCAGATCGCTCCCGTACGCCAGGGGAGGATGGTCGCTCGTAGGAAGAGTCACTACTAGCGAGCGAGTACGCGCTCTGCTATTCCGTGCGTTAGCAAAATAGCTTCGCGTAGACTGATTTGTTCTTCGTGGGCCGAAGCTAAGTAAGTCGTATCTTtctacctctatctctctctctctctctctctctctcattctttctttctttctttctatctatctatctatctatctatctatctatctatctctatctattatTTCCCTTTCCATTTTCCGTGCTCTTTCcagatgataatatatatggctatgtgtgtgtgtatatatgtatatatatatatacacatactacGCTACTACTATGTTACACTACACTACTATACTACATTATTACATTACTACTTCTAAACTACACTACTTTtatactacactactactattactacactactactactactactactactactactactactactactactactactatttctcttttactctagACAACGCATGTAACGCATCATTTCGAGTATCTTTATTCTCTTAATTCTTACGCGGCGCGCCGATCGAAAACGCGCGTGTCGCGCAGCGGTGAACGGAGCGGGGACGAGCGAAATGCCGGAGAGTTATTTTTCCGAGCTCAGAACGACGTTATCTAACCTTTTTGCGCACGGACGAAAAGTGggaggtgtgtgtgtgtgtgtgtgtgtatatgtgtggtTATGTTAGTTCGTACATAGTATatccccctccctctcctttCGGGTATCTTGCCTAGAGAGGtatttttcttgctttctttctttcctatttctgttttttttttttaagttttctcTATCGTGAAAAGTAcaagtatatgtgtgtgtatgtgtgtgtgtgtgtgttcgcgTAGGGTATTTCTTAAGAaggatatacatacaatactcATTCTTAACAACGGTCTGCACACggtatctctatatctcttcAGGCGTCTTTACAAGAAATCCTTTCAAATAAACACTTTCAATGATTCCAATACGTGTCTGAGagtgatattttatatttttatatgtacacatatattcttttttattttttatttttattttttttttttttttgtaattataataggataactttatcattactatatctttctttctttctttcttttttttctgtttttatgtcattaaatatttcaatatctttGACTCTTCTTATCCCTCATAGTATAATATGGCATAAGAATTTATGACATATCTATTTCTACTTTCGCAAGTAATACTAATGTCAGTTAATTATATCAAGACAAGTTTTATTATCGGAGCTCGCACATTGataagtttattatttgttatagatCTCTACTGGCATGGAGCTGGGAGCGCACTGATAGTGATAATTTATGAGGTTAGCAGCAAGTTTCCTATTAATGCTTTttggtatattattattctattatacatataatgatataccttggaaaataataagagatatattattagaatatgaaagttataatatattcttttgatgaataatttttattcagatCTTGGTTTCTATGCATTGCCTGCCAAAGAAGAACTGAGCCCAATGTTTCCACACAATTCTAGTTCACATGAGATTTCTACAGAAACAAATGCCTTCGTACAAAATTCCATGGTAGGTTTATTTAACGTCGTTAAATAGAAATTGTATTTACATTGAAAGAGCAAATGGATTTTTCAACGACATATAAAATCaccattatattttatagattgatgtttttctttttcttttatattttagggGGATGTAGTAGTATTAGGGGAAAGCAGTCTGTATGGGGAGGGGGAATGGGAAGGATCAGAGCACGCTAGGTACTGTGATATCGAATCCATAAACAGCAGCAAGATGGCAGCATGTACTAGCCATCTGGAAGCTACCGCCGCCAATGACTTTTCAACCGTCCTGCCAAGCCAAACCAGTAAGTATcatctttttatatgttttgTTGTTCTATCAATTGCTCGTCGTCAAgttctattattactagtgttattataaaattgtccTTTCGCTGATATCAcggatatattttgtattttgttaAGATTAATTAAGCTGAAGAAAATCATGGGATCAGCTTTAGTCTTTGCTGAGATGTCGcttcttttttgaaaattgtaattcattgaaggaattaatattattagagtatataaatgagaaattaTAAAGGAATATTTCAAGTGGAATATTTTAGCTATAGTTTAGTTTTTATACTTACAGGTGAGTTCAGCTCAGCTGGTATAGGTAAGGCCTGCCAGTCAGTGGCGCCAGTAACCACAAAAAACCCAACAAATCACCTTCTaacttacgataataataaagtaaataaccaCAACAATGCAGAACATAATCATCACAAGTACAGAAAGCAAAACACACCGGGCTTGCTTGGTCAGCTGGGCAGCTCCGCCAATAACTCTAAGTCTACTTTTAAGACATTaagtgataataagaatagctTTAGCGATCTAAGCGTTAGGGTACTAAGCGTAAGTGTACATCTACAAGTTACACGGGGTGAAGCGTATTGCACCGTTGGGGTACCTAGCCTAGTTAGGATACCCAAGTCTGATTGCCCCCAACGGTCGCTACGCCTCCCTAACTCTGTCGACAATTACTCCTTACTAGGGTCCCGCCTTGAGCTAGGCGACAACAATAAGTTTAAGGCTCATTTTAGTTtcataagtaataataactccAAGTCTGTGATATTGCTCAGCTCAATCAGCAACGGTGACCATTGTTTCCTGCTTGGCGGTGGTCCTGTCGAGATAGATGCTATTACTCTGAAATTCGGTATTATAATGGATGTCTTAACGAGATCGAAACTACTAGGTCATAAGTGTGCCCTGGTTATCAATTCTCATCAGACATCTAGACTGTTAACGAGCGATGAAACGTCGAACGAAAATTGTAACGTTCGATATACGTTAGCTCTCGAAAAAATATGGAACCTCTTAAAATCGCATTTCAGTGGCATTGATTTCAAATTGGTTCCCATAAGCGATCAGAATTTTGCGATATTCACCGCCAGTTCTTCCATTACGCTTATCGTTTTCAGAAACGAAGTAACTGACCACATCTCGCGATCTTTCCTGGAAAATCTCAAGCAACTCCGTGTACAATCTTTTACTTCTCCATTATCTAATGTCACTGTTACCGAGCTGATGCAACGCATATGTGTTCCACTATTAAAAAAGCGTAAGGGTAATGATTACAAcgttggtaataataataataatgatgaatattataacaagaacattagCATTGGTAGtattgaagaagaaattaatagtagtaacgataatcCAGATGTTATTGAAGACATTGTTGACGTCGCTGTGTGCTACAAGACTAGTTGTATGATGATTACTAATGTTAGGATCTTAGGGTCTCAAAATGATGGTATTAGTCGTACCGAAGCAACAATATTTACTGTTGGTGCTCTTTCATTTCAGGATAACAATAAGTCTAACAAGCCTCTAAATACTAGTTATAAGATTAGCGAATATAGTAGATCAGTGGGTTCTGATCTTCAATCTAACTCTACCATTAAGTCTGTATCTAAGTCTACGCTAAAAGATAAATCTAGGATTAAGTTTGAAATGTCTCACACCGCTCGATTTAACGAATCTGACAAGAGAAAGCAAGTTAGGTTGGCTGCCAACATTCCTATAATGACTACCTGCGAGCCTACGATGACGCTTACAAGCCAATCAGCCACCATCACATCCCAAACAATCGGTGTACCTGTATGTCGAGCGGATAATCGCATATATGACGATGGGATGCGATCAGAATTTTTGAATACATTTCAGAATGACCAAATATGTATCCAGCGTATGTTGGCAAGTCGCACAgatgatataataacgaatgaCTTGCGTCTTAATGAAACATTAAATCCTACACAAACTTACATCGAGACGCTCAAATCTTTAGCTACAGATGATATTCCGTTGAATTGCAATTACGATCGCACAGGGGCATGTAGTAATCGTCAAACTTGTGactatgataacgataattatcatgatgATTTTGCGCTCTGCTCTTACGATAACATGGCAGTTTATACAAAACCAACTGCATTACAATGGTCTACTTTAATTGCACACGTACGTGCATTAATACCTGCTTGTCGAAAAGCTTATGAGACCGATCGAACCAAATGTGAAGTTCAACAGCGAAGACTCAAGTTTATGTTGAATATTCTTTTCAATGAATCGACACGGCTATTGAACAAGGTCTACGAACCAATATTAAGCTACAAACAACGATGGGGTATCTCAACGATATTACAGTTAGCAGGAGGTGGTGAAAGTTCGCTAAATAGCGGAGGAGCTAACAATTGGGGTTCTACTCAAGCAACAACacccaataacaataataccaatcaATCAGGATGGGTTGGTACGCCAGGAAACGCACCTGGTAATGCTGGCACGCCGAACAATTGGGGTGGAAATTCTGTAAATAGATCAGTGTCCGGTAATCCAAATCAAAATCAGAATCAAGGTCCACCTGGTACTCAAAATACATCAGGTAGATCATTGTCAATCATATGTcaaactttttaatttattttagaatctcaaaagttattgtttatatttacccgaaatttttaatattattattattattattatttttttatgcgCAGGAAACGTGAACAAAGTTAATAATCCAAATCAACAATCGAATCAGCAATCTGGTCCACCTACCTCTCAGTCAAATTCTACTCAAGGGAATCAGAATAGTAGTCAATGGTCTCAGGGAAAATCTAATAATCCAGGTGGTCCAGGACAAAAtccacaaaataataacaatagcgtACAACAGCAACAGTCAGCCAATTCTAATGGAAGTAATAAtcaatctaataataatgcaCAAGGATCTGTAAGTAGTGGTAACACACCGGCTAGTAATAATCCATCGACGAAACAACAGCTCGAACAATTAAATACAATGAGGGAAGCTCTTTTTAGTCAAGACGGATGGGGTTGTGTGagtaaacgaaaaatattttctgtaagattgatataacaaaaaattaatatatattatttcaataagttAAAGACGTTATTTTCTGTCTTTAGCAACACGTAAATCAAGATACGAGTTGGGACGTACCAACTTCTCCTGAGCCCAATCTAACCAAAGATGGCGTTCCTATGTGGAAACCACCCGTAAATAATGGTACTGATTTATGGGAGGCAAATTTACGAAATGGAGGTCAACCTCCGCCGCATCAACAAGCAAAAACCCCATGGGGTCATACTCCAGCGACTAATATTGGTGGTACTTGGGGTGAGGACGATGAGACGGCAGACTCATCTAACATGTGGACTGGTGCTCCAGCACCTTCTCAACCGAATGCAGCACAATGGACTGCCGGTAATCAAGCCGGTATGTGGGGAGGTAGGCTAGTGAAGGCTGGAGATGCCAAAACTTtaggaaaaagatattttggaattttattGAAAGCTGTCGTGTTTTGGCACATTGTTATAATGTctttattgtgattatatacaaaagtttgttcattatataattttccttaTACCTTCTATATCATGATTTATAAAATGCGACTGTACAAgtaaaatttggaaaaaaaaaaagaaaaaaaaaaaaaaaaaaaaaaatttctatatcatAGATATCATACCATTGGATTCTCTAAACTAactaaaatttcttttaaacattaaatatttatacgcttatgtaaaatatcattttgaaaaatttagaaTATACTTGTGCagttgagaataataatttaaaatgaatccCGCCTGGCGGTTGTGCCTAACAGCTCTcatatattttactattttaaaTGTATCAATTTGTAGCTTGTATTAGTTCTGAAATAATTTtgctattatatacatatatatatatatatacatacatacatatatacatatatatatatatatatatatatatatatatatatatatatatacacatcttgTTTTGTTCAACTAAGTATGGAGACTCTCCGGCATTCACAAAGCTTTATAAGTTATGGGGAATAACTAATTTGTTTTGCTATTTCTCTTATGCTAAATATGTCTTAagtctttcttattttatatacatatgtgctgtttcttttctttttttttttttttttttttcccatgcTCAAACGCTGTGCTTTTTTCCATGTAAatgatgctttttttttttaggctgaatatatatcatttattaagcACTATTAAACTCCTTTAATGCCCATGTTAGTAGTctcttaaatcatttttaaattatgcggaagaaaaatgataatatcgttaaattatatatgaatatattcacGCATATACTTggattttattagatatattatataaagttgTGTATAATTCATTCTTGCATCATACTCAACACTGTAGAAATGTCTGTGTGATACATTTAGATTTTCAGATTAGATatctcaattaaaaaaaaaaaaaaaagaacatacgaCTGATCgtgaatttgtaatattaaaatttgttttcattaatattatttcactgTTAGACTTTATGGGCATTCAGGAGTCTTGATTCAATGTAGCATGTAATTTGTGTATTATTGACAGTTTTATAGTAACTCGTTAGTAAAGTTATTACTTTGAAAAGTAATAACTTAAAATTACAAAGTATATcaaatagtaaatattttcatttctgtttaatcaaaaaagaaaaagaaaagaaaaagaaaaaaaaaaaagaaaaaaaaatgttgaagaatatttgtcgaaagtgcagcaattaaaaataatttcaatatttattatgtaaatttcTTGAGGATACGTATGATctctctgtaaaaaaaaaaaaagaaaaaaaaaaaaagaaaaaaaatgttcatatATTTGAGATTACCTTTgcagataataaatttaataaacaaatgtttaaaattatatctacaAAGAGATCTTGAAAATGTTGTTTTCAATATACTATTACATTGATGACTTTTTATAAACAGGAACAAATTGGGCTGATCCAAGACTCGATCATAATAGAGATCCACGTGATTTACGATCAGTGGATCCAAGAGAGATGCGAGATCCTCGAGATCATCGCATGACTCTTGATCCAAGAGATCATATGCGCGTAATGGATCCTATGGCACGTGATCCACGAATGGGTGATATGCGCGGTGATCCACGTGGCATTTCTGGACGTTTGAACGGAGCTAATACCGATGCTATGTGGGGACAACCACCTGGTCCTCCACATCATCAGATGGGTCATCAGCATCCATCTGGTCCACCAACGAAAATGCTCAATCCTTCGAACATGAATCAATGGGCAGCTCCACCACCAAAGGATATGATGCCTGGTAAACCTTCGGGATGGGAGGAACCGTCACCACCTACGCAAAGGCGTAATGTGCCTAATTATGACGACGGTACGAGCTTATGGGGAAATCCGGCAGCAAATCAAAGGACAATGCCTGCCAGTAAAGTATCTCATTGGAAGGATTTACCAACCCCGAACATAGCACGCGGTGGTaagtaatttgaaataaagaaaaaatttatttttcattttaattatatatatataatctcaatgttatgaattatataaaaaaaaataaataaataaaataaaaaataaaaaacgcaGGAATGCAATGTCCACCGGGGATGCCTCAGAATAGAATGCCTGGGCAACCAGGTATGAAACCAGACGTAGGAGGTCCAGGTATGTGGGCTCACCCTGGAGCTCCTGGAGGTCGCAATGGGACATGGGCAGATGGGCCTCACGATACTACCTCTTGGGATGATCCTAAAACACCAGCAACATGGAACGAGCCTCCATTGAATCCAGCAACTTGGGGAGGTCCTGCTACTCATAAACAAAAATCAATGGGACCTGCTGGTAGTTGGGTAGACTCTGACATTGATCCTACACCAAGTTGGGGTCATCCTGCTAAACCTTCGTTAACGAAAGACTTCATTTGGAATAGTCGTGAATTTCGTTATCTTTGTGACTTAGGATAtaaggtatataaatatattattatttataaatatatattgttattttttttatttatttatatgttgtaTTTAAATGacgttattgatatttaatttgtttttaaagaaagaagacgtgGAATTAGCTCTTAGAAATCGTGAAATGAATAGAGACGAAGCGCAAGAACTTTTAAGCCAGATTCGACCTCTTGATCAATGGCCACGCCGTCATGATACACATTCTGGCTATGATCCAACTAATCAACCAACTACTGCGCCAGCATATCCGAGATTCAATCACGTGACACAACAGATGTCTTTCCCACCGGTGAGTTTGTCAGATCATTTTACACCGACCAAGTGTTCTGTCCAAATATCCATTGTTATtctttaacaattaaaattaatttccctcttccccccccccccctaatcatttcgttttatagtgaaaaaaaagaaaaaagaaaaaagaacaaaaaatgatgagaataatgataacgaatgttaatgaaaaatttttatttgacattgTCATTGAGTGCATTTATTGCGTGCTTGTTgagtgttttatatatttcaattaacaGCGTCTgataatatcatttcttttcttttcttttctttttttttttcttcttttttcttggctttctttttcttttttttttttttttacaaaaatttaattcatgCGGATGTTTGTTGTGTTACGTGTGTGTtacaatatcatttaaatctaattttatggaactataaaataacatttacgaaaaatattttgtttcgtttcgttcattttaaacaaagtagaataagtaaataaaaatatatgtatatatatatatatatatatatatagcagtATATATACACCATCACACATGATGGGCGATTAGAAGTAGAATTAGGAGAAGGGAGCAGGGTACACGGTATTTGTATTGTAATACAGGGGGCAGGAGTGCCCAGTGCTGCATCTACCGGAGGGGTAGGTGGTTCAGTGTCCAGTGCTAGTCTCCTGAAACttcaacaacagcaacagcagcaagcAGTTGTTCCGTTGCAGCAACAGCAGCCAAGTACCAATGCACCACAGCCACCTTTCAACCAGGTGAACAACCTGACgtctgaaatatttaattattataggatttattttcgttattctatttttattcgctatttaaaaagtataaaaaatttagaaagaaagagagagaaagggacagaGAATTTTTGAGAATTTTTGAGttaaaaaacagaagaataaattatgatttttatgtgATCAAGTAAacattctttcttcgttttttagattaaatattttaacaatatctAGAGAGGTAGAaagtttattacatttatcaaaTTGTTAAGTTTATGTGTTTATCAAATTGCATTTTAATCGCTTATCATTacgtatatcatttttatttcgtttcgtttttcataattatttcacGTTTGTGCcgtcttttaatatattaaagagtGTTTAACTgtactattatattttgttaaggTATTAagtttctctattattattattattatttatttatttatttatttattttttaattgtacgTAATTTGGTTGTACTTTATAAATCGTAAGGgacaattaacaataatttatgATTGTGATCATagttaattttgtaattaatttatatagttaCATACTCTCTCTTAAGTGAATATCAAAATTGcgattagatttttatttataaaaaatagttTTTAAGAATGAAGAcgttaaattttgttttcttttttttttttttcaggcaTCACGTGCACCGCAAAATCAACCATCTAATCAACAACTTCGTATGTTGGTACAACAAATTCAATTGGCTGCTCAGGAAGGATATTTGAATCATCAGATATTGAATCAAGCATTATCACCGCAGACATTGATTTTACTGAATCAACTTTTACAACAGATCAAGATCTTACAACAGTTACATCAACAACATTCTGTCCAGAGTTCATTGAAGGGCAACAGTCCGTCGGTTTTGCAAATTAGCGTACAAATAACTAAAACAAAGCAACAAATCGCAAATCTGCAGAATCAAATTGCGGTTCAACAGGCAACGTATATGAAACAACAACAGCATCAACAACACGCTGCCCCACCGTCTCAGGCATTGGAGTACTACAAAAGTTCGGTACACGATCCCATGTCAGCATTACAGAACAGCTTCGGCGATTTGACAATGAACAAAGAGCCACCTGttgttagtaatattataataaaattatataaaataaatcatataatgggatatt from Vespa crabro chromosome 12, iyVesCrab1.2, whole genome shotgun sequence includes:
- the LOC124428440 gene encoding trinucleotide repeat-containing gene 6C protein isoform X3, which encodes MFPHNSSSHEISTETNAFVQNSMGDVVVLGESSLYGEGEWEGSEHARYCDIESINSSKMAACTSHLEATAANDFSTVLPSQTSEFSSAGIGKACQSVAPVTTKNPTNHLLTYDNNKVNNHNNAEHNHHKYRKQNTPGLLGQLGSSANNSKSTFKTLSDNKNSFSDLSVRVLSVSVHLQVTRGEAYCTVGVPSLVRIPKSDCPQRSLRLPNSVDNYSLLGSRLELGDNNKFKAHFSFISNNNSKSVILLSSISNGDHCFLLGGGPVEIDAITLKFGIIMDVLTRSKLLGHKCALVINSHQTSRLLTSDETSNENCNVRYTLALEKIWNLLKSHFSGIDFKLVPISDQNFAIFTASSSITLIVFRNEVTDHISRSFLENLKQLRVQSFTSPLSNVTVTELMQRICVPLLKKRKGNDYNVGNNNNNDEYYNKNISIGSIEEEINSSNDNPDVIEDIVDVAVCYKTSCMMITNVRILGSQNDGISRTEATIFTVGALSFQDNNKSNKPLNTSYKISEYSRSVGSDLQSNSTIKSVSKSTLKDKSRIKFEMSHTARFNESDKRKQVRLAANIPIMTTCEPTMTLTSQSATITSQTIGVPVCRADNRIYDDGMRSEFLNTFQNDQICIQRMLASRTDDIITNDLRLNETLNPTQTYIETLKSLATDDIPLNCNYDRTGACSNRQTCDYDNDNYHDDFALCSYDNMAVYTKPTALQWSTLIAHVRALIPACRKAYETDRTKCEVQQRRLKFMLNILFNESTRLLNKVYEPILSYKQRWGISTILQLAGGGESSLNSGGANNWGSTQATTPNNNNTNQSGWVGTPGNAPGNAGTPNNWGGNSVNRSVSGNPNQNQNQGPPGTQNTSGNVNKVNNPNQQSNQQSGPPTSQSNSTQGNQNSSQWSQGKSNNPGGPGQNPQNNNNSVQQQQSANSNGSNNQSNNNAQGSVSSGNTPASNNPSTKQQLEQLNTMREALFSQDGWGCQHVNQDTSWDVPTSPEPNLTKDGVPMWKPPVNNGTDLWEANLRNGGQPPPHQQAKTPWGHTPATNIGGTWGEDDETADSSNMWTGAPAPSQPNAAQWTAGNQAGTNWADPRLDHNRDPRDLRSVDPREMRDPRDHRMTLDPRDHMRVMDPMARDPRMGDMRGDPRGISGRLNGANTDAMWGQPPGPPHHQMGHQHPSGPPTKMLNPSNMNQWAAPPPKDMMPGKPSGWEEPSPPTQRRNVPNYDDGTSLWGNPAANQRTMPASKVSHWKDLPTPNIARGGMQCPPGMPQNRMPGQPGMKPDVGGPGMWAHPGAPGGRNGTWADGPHDTTSWDDPKTPATWNEPPLNPATWGGPATHKQKSMGPAGSWVDSDIDPTPSWGHPAKPSLTKDFIWNSREFRYLCDLGYKKEDVELALRNREMNRDEAQELLSQIRPLDQWPRRHDTHSGYDPTNQPTTAPAYPRFNHVTQQMSFPPGAGVPSAASTGGVGGSVSSASLLKLQQQQQQQAVVPLQQQQPSTNAPQPPFNQASRAPQNQPSNQQLRMLVQQIQLAAQEGYLNHQILNQALSPQTLILLNQLLQQIKILQQLHQQHSVQSSLKGNSPSVLQISVQITKTKQQIANLQNQIAVQQATYMKQQQHQQHAAPPSQALEYYKSSVHDPMSALQNSFGDLTMNKEPPVSQQQSRLNQWKLPSLDKDGDLTTNEFSRAPGTTSKPPTAPGGLTQSHSSPNMNPLLSQGDGTWSSRLGDSGWPDPGNTDSTDGKDWQPGGAAFTDLVPEFEPGKPWRGTQMKSIEDDPSITPGSVVRSPLSLATIKDPDAIFSSSSKTSPPPQNANPDTSIPSLSNSTWTFNPPATTPTAFTSSKNTWESAPPPTAVTSELWGAPMSKARGPPPGLGSKGAGSTSNGWAGLGSVTKSSSSWGGLQSNPVSNSSWVSTWLLLRNLTPQIDGSTLKTLCMQHGPVQDFRLYLNHGIALTKYSSRDEAIKAQGALNNCVLGNTTIFAESPADSEVHTLLQQLSHGGQQQAGGSGGASWGLRPTNKAGPPPDTWGGSSSQLWGAPPTTNSLWSNTGIDSSDQQRATPSSLNSYLPGDLLGEIRRGPT